The following are from one region of the Simiduia agarivorans SA1 = DSM 21679 genome:
- the earP gene encoding elongation factor P maturation arginine rhamnosyltransferase EarP — MAPPLTPAYDMQHWHLFCKVIDNYGDIGVCWRLARQLVHQHRQQVTLFVDDLASFNALCPALDLSLTEQHCDGVCVRHWTQPLPPVTPADVVIEAFGCHLPANYITAMQIARPLWLNLEYLSAEEWVEDYHLNQSPVHGLRKTFFFPGFSANTGGLLWETALLDLADQANQPGWRAEFLQPLGLPVERAECLISLFAYENAALPDLLNNLRQSRQWVTLLVPKGRISRGVEHWLGEDLVPMQAIRRERLTVQELPFMAQPEYDRLLASCDVNFVRGEESFVRSQMLARPFVWHIYPQDADTHLIKLDAFLNAYLAQAPSPLAQACRQAHRAWNQPGAAPSQAFSQWLRQLPAAKAHASLWQQQQRSNGDLASNIVQFCTNTV, encoded by the coding sequence ATGGCGCCTCCTCTGACACCCGCGTACGACATGCAGCACTGGCACCTCTTTTGTAAAGTCATCGATAACTATGGCGATATCGGCGTTTGTTGGCGCCTGGCCCGCCAGTTGGTGCACCAACACCGGCAACAGGTCACCCTGTTTGTGGACGACCTCGCCAGTTTCAATGCGCTGTGTCCGGCGCTCGACCTGTCGTTGACGGAGCAGCACTGCGACGGCGTCTGTGTGCGCCATTGGACCCAACCGCTGCCGCCGGTGACGCCAGCTGACGTGGTCATCGAAGCCTTCGGCTGCCACCTGCCCGCCAACTACATTACCGCCATGCAGATTGCCCGGCCGCTCTGGCTGAACCTGGAATACCTGAGCGCTGAAGAGTGGGTGGAGGACTATCACCTGAACCAATCGCCGGTGCACGGGCTGCGGAAAACGTTTTTCTTTCCCGGCTTCAGCGCTAATACCGGCGGCCTGTTGTGGGAAACGGCGCTATTGGACCTGGCTGACCAGGCCAATCAACCGGGTTGGCGCGCGGAGTTTTTGCAGCCCCTCGGCTTGCCGGTTGAACGGGCCGAGTGCTTGATCAGTTTGTTCGCCTACGAAAACGCCGCCCTGCCGGACCTGCTCAATAACCTCAGACAGAGCCGGCAGTGGGTCACCTTGTTGGTGCCTAAAGGGCGTATCAGCCGCGGGGTGGAACACTGGTTGGGCGAAGACCTGGTGCCCATGCAGGCGATCCGGCGCGAACGGTTGACCGTGCAAGAGCTGCCGTTCATGGCCCAACCCGAATACGACCGGCTCCTGGCCAGCTGCGATGTGAACTTCGTACGCGGCGAAGAATCCTTTGTCCGCAGCCAGATGCTGGCGCGACCGTTTGTCTGGCATATCTACCCGCAGGACGCCGATACCCACCTGATCAAACTGGACGCATTTCTGAACGCCTACCTGGCCCAGGCACCGTCGCCGCTGGCGCAAGCTTGCCGACAGGCGCACCGGGCCTGGAATCAACCGGGCGCAGCCCCCAGCCAGGCCTTCAGCCAATGGCTGCGGCAATTGCCGGCGGCCAAAGCCCACGCCAGTCTCTGGCAACAACAACAGCGCAGCAACGGCGACCTCGCGTCAAATATCGTGCAATTTTGCACCAATACGGTATAG
- a CDS encoding mechanosensitive ion channel domain-containing protein: protein MKPYAVLRPLLVLIVCWCAGLAHAQPTPAGNLLDQALALKLEIEQIAAEAETVDGERKESLALRNTQRYLELLRLYDKLTAQLAAQKQRGEPIDGALNQIRADLLNVGPVISRAIEQRQAVLDKLDKQYTPLSPEWQGAFREQQTFIDNALQALARHIENLNALALNSEQSSQFLREQLPQRAEVLAGLISLTQKDIQTTEQHLSNAPDDTEALVKGRNLQEKLTTITGSLRETVALLEAQSMDTGRYKELLIRTTGDITTDILDAGLIKRLGQAWLDKAFAYVSDNGIAFFFKLVIFVAILVLFHYLSKAARKLLTKSLRKATVPVSSLMEDMLVSMAQRLVMLVGILVALGQLGFSLGPILAGLGVAGFIVGFALQDTLGNFASGMMILIYRPYDVGDLIEAAGVQGRVQRMNLVSTTILTIDNQTLMIPNNKIWGDVIRNVTAQKHRRIDMVFGIGYGDDIDHAEQVLSDIVAQHPKVLDEPELIVKLHTLNESSVDFVVRPWVATDDYWDVYWDITRAVKKRFDAEGISIPFPQRDVHLYPVKADA from the coding sequence ATGAAACCCTACGCTGTATTGCGCCCGCTGCTGGTCCTGATCGTCTGCTGGTGTGCCGGATTGGCCCATGCCCAACCCACCCCCGCTGGCAATCTGCTGGACCAGGCGCTGGCACTCAAACTGGAAATTGAACAGATTGCAGCCGAAGCCGAAACGGTGGATGGCGAGCGCAAAGAATCCCTGGCACTGCGCAATACCCAACGCTATCTGGAACTGTTGCGACTGTACGACAAACTCACCGCACAACTGGCCGCGCAGAAGCAGCGGGGCGAGCCCATTGACGGCGCACTTAATCAGATCCGCGCCGACCTGCTCAACGTCGGTCCGGTCATCAGTCGCGCCATTGAGCAGCGCCAGGCTGTACTGGACAAACTCGACAAACAGTACACGCCGCTGTCACCCGAGTGGCAGGGGGCGTTCCGGGAACAGCAGACATTCATCGACAACGCGCTGCAGGCGCTTGCCCGGCACATCGAAAACCTCAATGCGCTGGCACTCAACAGTGAGCAGTCTTCACAGTTTTTGCGCGAACAATTGCCACAGCGGGCAGAGGTGTTGGCCGGGCTGATCAGCCTGACGCAAAAAGATATCCAGACCACAGAGCAACACCTGAGCAATGCGCCCGACGACACCGAAGCGTTGGTCAAGGGGCGCAACCTGCAGGAAAAACTCACCACCATCACCGGCAGCCTGCGCGAAACCGTGGCCTTGCTTGAGGCCCAGTCGATGGACACCGGGCGCTACAAGGAATTGCTGATCCGCACCACCGGCGATATCACCACCGACATCCTCGACGCCGGCCTGATCAAGCGGCTCGGCCAGGCCTGGCTCGATAAAGCCTTCGCCTATGTGTCCGACAACGGTATCGCCTTCTTCTTCAAGCTGGTTATTTTCGTCGCGATTCTGGTGCTGTTTCACTATTTGTCCAAAGCCGCGCGCAAACTGCTCACCAAAAGTCTGCGCAAAGCCACCGTGCCGGTCTCCAGCCTGATGGAGGACATGCTGGTCAGTATGGCCCAGCGGCTGGTGATGCTGGTGGGTATTCTGGTCGCGCTGGGTCAGCTGGGGTTTTCCCTCGGGCCGATTCTGGCAGGGCTGGGTGTGGCGGGCTTTATTGTCGGCTTTGCCTTGCAGGATACGCTGGGCAATTTTGCCTCCGGCATGATGATTCTGATTTACCGACCCTACGATGTGGGTGACCTGATCGAGGCCGCCGGCGTGCAGGGCCGGGTGCAACGCATGAACCTGGTGTCCACCACCATTCTCACCATCGACAACCAGACCCTGATGATCCCCAACAATAAAATCTGGGGCGATGTGATCCGCAATGTCACCGCGCAGAAACACCGCCGCATCGACATGGTTTTCGGCATTGGCTACGGCGATGACATCGATCATGCCGAGCAGGTGCTGAGCGATATTGTCGCCCAACACCCGAAGGTACTGGACGAGCCCGAGCTCATCGTGAAACTGCATACCCTGAACGAATCGTCGGTGGATTTTGTGGTGCGGCCCTGGGTTGCCACCGATGATTACTGGGATGTGTATTGGGATATTACCCGTGCAGTGAAAAAACGCTTTGATGCCGAAGGCATCAGCATTCCGTTCCCACAGCGGGATGTCCACCTGTATCCGGTCAAGGCGGACGCATGA
- the trpC gene encoding indole-3-glycerol phosphate synthase TrpC, with the protein MTDTPTVLKKILARKREEIAERSQNTSIQSLLDSARHQSAPRGFVAAIERKLEQQLAAVIAEVKKASPSKGVIRENFVPTEIAKSYEKGGAACLSVLTDRDFFQGHEEYLKQARNSTSLPVIRKDFIIDDYQIAEARAIGADCILLIVAALDKQQLNSLNATALELGMDVLVEVHDSAELDLALELPNKLIGINNRNLHTFETSLDNTFNLLPHIGSDRIVVTESGIHNIDDVKIMRGHNVNAFLVGEAFMRDEEPGRRLMEMFN; encoded by the coding sequence ATGACCGATACACCCACGGTTTTAAAAAAAATCCTGGCAAGAAAACGCGAAGAGATCGCCGAACGCAGCCAGAACACCAGCATTCAGTCCCTGCTCGATAGCGCACGCCACCAGTCGGCGCCACGCGGGTTCGTCGCTGCTATTGAACGCAAACTGGAACAGCAACTGGCGGCGGTAATTGCCGAAGTGAAAAAAGCCTCGCCTTCCAAAGGCGTGATCCGGGAAAACTTTGTGCCCACGGAAATTGCCAAGAGCTACGAAAAAGGCGGCGCTGCCTGCTTATCGGTGCTGACCGACCGGGATTTTTTCCAGGGCCATGAGGAATACCTGAAGCAGGCGCGCAACAGCACCAGCCTGCCGGTGATCCGCAAGGATTTCATCATCGATGATTACCAGATCGCGGAAGCCCGCGCCATCGGCGCCGACTGCATCCTGCTGATTGTCGCGGCACTGGACAAGCAACAGCTCAACAGCCTCAATGCCACCGCGCTGGAGCTGGGCATGGATGTGCTGGTGGAGGTGCATGATAGCGCCGAGCTGGATCTTGCACTAGAGTTACCCAACAAACTGATCGGGATCAACAACCGCAATCTGCACACCTTTGAAACCAGTCTGGACAACACGTTCAATTTGTTGCCGCACATTGGTAGTGATCGCATTGTGGTGACCGAATCCGGTATTCACAATATCGACGATGTGAAAATCATGCGCGGGCACAACGTCAACGCATTTCTGGTGGGAGAAGCGTTCATGCGCGACGAAGAACCCGGCCGCCGGCTGATGGAAATGTTCAACTGA
- a CDS encoding fatty acid cis/trans isomerase, which yields MFRISSLLWIFTGLLCLAGCSLYLSKQLDQQFGVESPLNRIILPNNSFAVTPTDSPNYYTDVAPVLEKRCVVCHACYDAPCQLKLESLAGLERGANSQKVYNGTRLLAANLTRLFEDADSTQAWRDKGFFPVLNERQQTPEAHKASVFYRMLALKQQHPLPTYGPLPDSFDFSLDRSQSCTTAAEFDRYAERFPLGGMPYGLPGIPAHEQQDLMNWAANGAPVIPRDQPLSQAHADAIKQWEAFFNRDDLKGRLVARYMYEHLYLANLHFGQEPDRFFQLIRSRTAPGEVPDRIATRRPFDDPGVDRVYYRLIPNPEAIVAKSHMPYRLDAARMQRWQALFYQTDYRVTQWPGYEPSIAANPFKAFQALPAKSRYRFMLEEAQYTIMGFIKGPVCRGQTALNVINDQFWVFFLDPEYPDLDDIGDVLAEHSDNLALPAERDSTAGITGWLTYSKKQLAHLKAQEQYINEHLKAYKGPSLEMIWQGDGVNDNAALTVLRHFDSATVAKGLVGEPPKTAWVISYSLLERIHYLLVAGFDVYGNIGHQLLTRTYMDFLRMEGEQNFLHFLPHDAAQKELAFWYRDAHEEVAKFFRQTQMADGLKTQIRYTTDNPKAELYSKLSDWLRGVKNVSHNINGNLHLSEHTRAQLNRLESLSGASLQWLPETSLLYVNQASPYRPVLITLFRNSAHLNINSLLLEKLNRVPAEDTLSVAAGVLTYYPNALYELNPDSLNAFIDGIPQLTSKADYLQLKQAYGVTRNAPAFWAVSDRIHALFHTQQPENFGWLDYNRLENP from the coding sequence ATGTTCCGCATTTCCTCCCTGCTCTGGATTTTTACCGGCCTGCTGTGTCTTGCCGGTTGCAGTCTTTACCTCAGTAAGCAGCTGGACCAACAATTCGGCGTAGAGTCCCCTCTCAATCGCATCATCCTGCCCAACAATTCCTTCGCCGTTACCCCTACCGATTCGCCCAATTACTACACCGATGTGGCGCCGGTGCTGGAAAAGCGCTGCGTGGTTTGCCACGCCTGTTACGACGCGCCTTGCCAACTGAAGCTGGAGTCTCTTGCCGGACTAGAACGCGGCGCCAACAGCCAGAAAGTGTACAACGGTACCCGCTTGCTCGCCGCCAACCTGACGCGCCTGTTCGAAGATGCCGACAGCACCCAGGCATGGCGCGACAAAGGCTTTTTTCCGGTGCTGAACGAACGTCAGCAAACCCCTGAGGCGCACAAGGCATCGGTTTTTTATCGCATGCTGGCGCTCAAGCAACAGCATCCATTGCCGACCTACGGCCCATTGCCCGACAGTTTTGATTTCTCTCTCGACCGCAGTCAAAGCTGCACAACCGCCGCGGAATTTGACCGCTATGCCGAACGCTTCCCCTTGGGCGGCATGCCCTACGGATTGCCCGGCATTCCTGCACATGAACAGCAGGACCTGATGAACTGGGCTGCCAATGGCGCGCCGGTCATCCCGCGCGACCAACCGCTCTCGCAAGCACACGCCGACGCGATCAAACAATGGGAAGCGTTTTTTAACCGCGATGATTTAAAGGGGCGGCTGGTTGCGCGCTACATGTACGAACACCTGTATCTCGCCAATCTGCATTTCGGCCAGGAACCGGATCGTTTTTTCCAACTGATACGTTCGCGTACCGCACCCGGCGAGGTACCTGACCGCATCGCGACGCGGCGTCCGTTTGATGACCCCGGCGTGGACCGGGTTTACTACCGCCTCATTCCCAACCCCGAAGCCATCGTGGCGAAAAGCCACATGCCTTACCGTTTGGACGCCGCCCGCATGCAACGCTGGCAGGCACTGTTTTACCAAACCGACTACCGGGTGACCCAATGGCCGGGCTATGAGCCCAGCATTGCCGCCAACCCGTTCAAGGCCTTTCAGGCGCTGCCCGCCAAATCGCGCTACCGGTTCATGCTGGAAGAAGCCCAATACACCATCATGGGCTTTATCAAGGGTCCGGTGTGCCGGGGCCAGACGGCACTGAACGTGATCAACGATCAATTCTGGGTGTTTTTCCTCGATCCCGAATACCCGGATCTGGATGACATCGGCGATGTACTGGCCGAGCACAGCGATAATCTGGCGCTGCCGGCGGAGCGGGACAGCACCGCCGGCATTACCGGCTGGCTCACTTACTCAAAAAAACAGCTGGCACACCTGAAGGCGCAGGAACAGTACATCAATGAACACCTGAAAGCATATAAGGGCCCGAGCCTGGAGATGATCTGGCAGGGCGACGGCGTCAATGACAATGCCGCGCTCACAGTTTTGCGTCATTTTGACAGCGCCACTGTTGCCAAAGGCCTGGTGGGCGAGCCGCCAAAAACCGCGTGGGTGATTTCCTATTCATTGCTGGAGAGAATCCATTATTTACTGGTAGCCGGTTTCGATGTGTACGGCAATATCGGTCATCAGTTGCTCACCCGCACGTACATGGATTTTTTACGCATGGAAGGCGAGCAGAATTTTCTGCACTTCCTGCCCCATGACGCGGCCCAGAAAGAACTGGCCTTCTGGTATCGCGACGCCCATGAGGAAGTCGCCAAATTTTTCCGCCAGACCCAAATGGCCGACGGTCTGAAAACTCAGATCCGTTATACAACCGACAACCCGAAAGCCGAGCTGTACAGCAAACTCTCTGACTGGTTGCGGGGCGTCAAAAATGTCAGCCACAATATCAATGGCAACCTTCACTTATCTGAACATACCCGTGCCCAGCTCAACCGACTGGAGTCACTGTCCGGTGCAAGCCTGCAATGGCTGCCCGAAACCAGCCTGCTGTACGTAAACCAGGCCAGCCCTTACCGGCCCGTGCTGATAACCCTGTTCCGCAACAGCGCCCACCTCAATATCAACAGCCTGCTGCTGGAAAAACTGAACCGGGTGCCGGCAGAAGATACCCTGAGCGTGGCCGCCGGTGTGCTGACCTACTACCCCAATGCGCTGTATGAGCTGAACCCCGACTCACTCAATGCGTTTATCGACGGCATCCCCCAACTCACCAGCAAGGCCGACTACCTGCAACTGAAGCAGGCCTATGGCGTCACCCGCAATGCTCCGGCATTCTGGGCGGTCAGTGATCGTATTCATGCACTGTTCCACACCCAGCAACCGGAAAATTTTGGCTGGCTCGATTACAACCGGTTAGAAAATCCCTGA
- a CDS encoding anthranilate synthase component II, with protein MLLMIDNYDSFTYNVVQYLSELGADVNVVRNDEIAVSDIESLAPERIVVSPGPCTPNEAGISMDTIRTYAGKLPLLGVCLGHQSIGQVFGGKIVRARQVMHGKTSPVYHNNTGVFKGLKNPLICTRYHSLVIEKDSLPDCLEITAWTQTEDGQIDEIMGVRHKTLNVEGVQFHPESILSEQGHDLFNNFLKS; from the coding sequence ATGCTGTTAATGATCGACAATTACGACTCCTTTACCTACAACGTGGTGCAGTACCTGAGCGAATTGGGTGCAGACGTAAACGTCGTGCGCAACGATGAAATCGCCGTCAGCGATATCGAATCGCTCGCACCCGAGCGCATCGTGGTATCGCCCGGCCCCTGCACGCCCAACGAAGCCGGCATTTCCATGGACACCATCCGCACCTACGCCGGCAAGCTACCTCTACTGGGTGTTTGCCTGGGCCATCAATCCATCGGCCAGGTGTTCGGCGGCAAGATTGTGCGCGCGCGCCAGGTGATGCACGGCAAAACCTCGCCCGTCTATCACAACAACACCGGCGTGTTCAAAGGCCTGAAAAATCCGCTCATCTGCACCCGCTACCATTCGCTGGTAATTGAAAAAGACAGCCTGCCGGATTGCCTCGAAATTACTGCCTGGACCCAGACCGAGGACGGCCAGATCGACGAAATCATGGGCGTGCGCCACAAAACCCTGAACGTGGAAGGCGTGCAGTTTCACCCGGAATCCATTTTGTCGGAACAGGGCCACGACCTGTTCAACAATTTCCTGAAATCCTGA
- a CDS encoding META domain-containing protein: MKRVALVFVSLAGLMVAACGHTPEAEPAKPVTVADLAHHRWVLKTVDGEPAFSKPVGTYDKGLVPDLDFGEAPHAGGFAGCNRYKGQFELNEQGQFRIARVATTMMMCEPKAMAFEKQFTDMLGQWTDITLADNQLSLTADGKVWLFTLQDWVQ; this comes from the coding sequence ATGAAGCGCGTTGCCCTGGTTTTTGTCAGTCTTGCAGGTTTGATGGTGGCGGCTTGCGGTCACACCCCCGAGGCCGAACCGGCCAAGCCCGTGACGGTGGCAGATCTGGCCCACCATCGGTGGGTACTGAAGACGGTGGATGGCGAGCCGGCCTTTAGCAAACCGGTGGGCACTTACGACAAGGGACTGGTGCCCGATCTGGATTTTGGTGAGGCGCCGCACGCTGGCGGCTTTGCCGGCTGCAACCGCTACAAGGGGCAGTTTGAGCTGAATGAGCAGGGCCAGTTCCGCATTGCCCGGGTGGCCACCACCATGATGATGTGCGAGCCCAAGGCCATGGCGTTTGAAAAACAATTCACCGACATGCTCGGTCAATGGACTGACATCACCCTGGCCGACAATCAGCTCAGCCTCACAGCCGATGGCAAAGTGTGGCTGTTTACGCTTCAGGACTGGGTGCAATAA
- the trpD gene encoding anthranilate phosphoribosyltransferase: protein MELKTALSQIAAGHSLSQDEMTEVMRAVMTGQATDAQIGALLMGLRMKGESVDEITGAASVMRELAAKVEIDQTHLVDTCGTGGDGANLFNVSTAAAFVVAAAGGRVAKHGNRSVSSSTGSADVLEAAGVHLNLQPEQVKKCIESLGVGFMFAPAHHSAMKHAIGPRRDMGMRTIFNMLGPMTNPAMVKRQVIGVFNADLCQVMAEVLGRLGSEHVLVVHAADGLDEISIAADTTVAELKNGSVTRYTIKPEDFGIARQPLDGLGVNTAEESLTLIKNALGKRDSNAAEKAADLIALNAGAAIYVAGIASSLAEGVAMAQDAVGSGLAREKIQELAAFTECLISV from the coding sequence ATGGAATTGAAAACCGCACTCAGCCAGATTGCCGCCGGGCACTCACTGTCGCAGGACGAGATGACCGAGGTAATGCGCGCAGTGATGACAGGCCAAGCCACCGACGCGCAAATCGGCGCCCTGCTCATGGGCCTGCGCATGAAGGGCGAAAGCGTGGATGAAATCACCGGCGCCGCCAGCGTCATGCGCGAGCTGGCCGCCAAAGTGGAGATCGACCAGACCCATTTAGTCGACACCTGCGGCACCGGCGGCGACGGCGCCAACCTGTTCAACGTGTCCACGGCAGCTGCTTTTGTGGTGGCTGCTGCCGGCGGCCGCGTGGCCAAGCACGGCAACCGTTCCGTCTCCAGCTCCACCGGCAGTGCCGATGTGCTGGAAGCCGCCGGCGTGCACCTGAATCTCCAACCGGAACAGGTGAAAAAGTGTATCGAATCCCTGGGCGTGGGTTTTATGTTTGCGCCCGCGCACCACAGCGCCATGAAGCACGCCATTGGCCCGCGCCGCGACATGGGCATGCGCACCATCTTCAATATGCTGGGCCCCATGACCAACCCGGCCATGGTCAAACGCCAGGTCATCGGTGTATTCAATGCTGACTTGTGTCAGGTCATGGCAGAAGTGCTGGGCCGGCTCGGCAGTGAACATGTACTGGTGGTACACGCCGCTGATGGGCTGGACGAAATTTCCATCGCCGCCGACACCACGGTGGCGGAACTGAAAAACGGCAGCGTCACCCGCTATACCATCAAGCCGGAAGATTTCGGTATCGCCCGTCAGCCCCTGGACGGCCTGGGCGTGAACACCGCGGAAGAATCTTTGACATTGATTAAAAATGCGCTCGGCAAACGCGACAGCAACGCGGCGGAAAAAGCCGCCGACCTCATCGCGCTCAATGCCGGCGCCGCCATTTACGTGGCCGGCATTGCCAGCTCGCTGGCGGAGGGCGTCGCCATGGCGCAGGACGCAGTAGGCTCCGGCCTGGCGCGGGAAAAAATTCAGGAACTGGCGGCATTTACCGAATGCCTGATTTCGGTGTAA
- a CDS encoding VanZ family protein, whose translation MSKLYQQAKYWQFFVMLALYTWAGLTANPGTTLASANDLALHFAGYVIAGIAIGLHRPALAFGWQFAFLFSYSFGIECLQHFLPYRTFDLLDLLANGAGILVGLALYRWPVKAIDTWLSRLIAPSPEA comes from the coding sequence ATGAGCAAACTGTATCAGCAGGCCAAGTACTGGCAGTTTTTTGTCATGCTCGCGCTCTACACCTGGGCCGGTCTGACCGCCAACCCGGGCACAACCCTGGCCAGTGCCAATGATCTGGCGTTGCACTTTGCCGGCTATGTGATCGCCGGCATTGCCATTGGCTTGCACCGGCCGGCGCTGGCGTTTGGCTGGCAGTTTGCGTTTCTGTTCAGCTATTCGTTCGGCATCGAATGCCTGCAGCACTTTTTGCCTTACCGCACCTTTGATCTGCTGGATTTGCTGGCCAACGGCGCGGGTATCCTGGTCGGTCTGGCGCTTTATCGCTGGCCGGTCAAAGCCATCGATACCTGGCTGAGCCGGCTTATTGCACCCAGTCCTGAAGCGTAA
- a CDS encoding 2OG-Fe(II) oxygenase: MATLPLTTDSGDDGGHYLDLLANQGWALLPGFLSAELTAGLRWEAMQSNDWKRAGIGLEGATHNTIRRDHTIWMDGKTPAQAQYQGLMEDIRLAVNRAFFAGLFEYESHFAHYPPGAFYRKHVDALRGRGARVLTSVCYLNPNWCAEDGGQLVMYNEQDTDILARIEPNGGDLLLFWSERFPHEVLPARADRYSIAGWFRRNLETANPL; the protein is encoded by the coding sequence ATGGCGACACTTCCCTTAACCACCGATTCCGGCGATGACGGCGGCCACTACCTGGACTTGCTGGCCAACCAGGGCTGGGCGCTATTGCCCGGTTTTCTGAGTGCCGAACTGACCGCCGGCCTGCGCTGGGAAGCCATGCAAAGCAACGACTGGAAACGCGCTGGCATCGGCCTTGAGGGCGCCACCCACAACACTATCCGGCGCGACCACACCATCTGGATGGACGGCAAGACGCCGGCACAAGCGCAATACCAAGGGCTGATGGAGGATATCCGGCTGGCCGTCAACCGGGCATTTTTTGCCGGCCTGTTCGAATACGAAAGCCACTTTGCCCACTACCCGCCCGGAGCCTTTTACCGCAAACACGTGGACGCGCTGCGCGGCCGCGGCGCGCGCGTGCTCACCAGTGTCTGCTACCTCAATCCCAACTGGTGCGCGGAAGACGGTGGCCAACTGGTGATGTACAACGAACAGGACACCGACATCCTCGCGCGCATCGAGCCCAACGGCGGCGACTTATTGTTGTTCTGGAGCGAGCGCTTCCCGCACGAAGTATTGCCCGCGCGCGCCGACAGGTATTCCATTGCCGGCTGGTTCCGGCGCAATCTGGAAACCGCCAACCCGCTTTGA
- the efp gene encoding elongation factor P, whose product MKTAQEFRAGQVMNLDGQAWVVLKSEYNKSGRNAAVCKMKLKNLITGASQEPVFKADDKLEPIILDRKEVTYSYFADPLYVFMDEEYNQVEVEKENLGDAVNYISDGMPDVCEAVFYQGKAISIELPTTIVRTVAYTEPAARGDTSGKVMKVAKLDNGYELQVAAFIEIGEAIEIDTRTGEFKGRAKA is encoded by the coding sequence ATGAAAACAGCACAAGAATTCCGCGCCGGTCAGGTGATGAATCTGGATGGTCAAGCCTGGGTGGTTCTGAAGTCCGAATACAACAAATCCGGCCGCAACGCGGCGGTTTGTAAAATGAAGCTCAAGAACCTGATCACCGGTGCCTCTCAGGAGCCCGTGTTCAAGGCCGACGACAAACTCGAACCCATCATCCTGGACCGCAAAGAAGTAACCTATTCCTACTTTGCCGACCCGCTCTACGTCTTTATGGACGAGGAGTACAACCAGGTGGAAGTGGAAAAAGAAAACCTCGGCGATGCAGTGAACTACATCTCCGATGGCATGCCCGATGTGTGTGAAGCCGTGTTCTACCAGGGCAAGGCCATCTCCATCGAACTGCCCACCACCATCGTGCGCACCGTGGCTTACACCGAGCCTGCCGCGCGCGGTGACACCTCCGGTAAAGTCATGAAAGTGGCCAAGCTGGACAATGGTTACGAGCTGCAGGTTGCGGCGTTTATCGAGATCGGCGAAGCCATCGAAATCGATACCCGCACCGGTGAGTTCAAGGGCCGCGCCAAAGCGTGA
- a CDS encoding DUF2179 domain-containing protein: MESWLAALQAEPIAMCLAIFLARLTDVSLGTLRTLMVFRGYRAISALVGFFEVLLWILAASQVITHLDQWYLAIAYAGGFAAGNYAGITLEAKLAMGRELVRIVTDNPDLCLAAELRKHGYSVIELAARFDDDRNVEILLISESRKRIPELCRLIGTLDPRAFYTTSDIKKQIQVEQLLSNEKPVINAGWRVIGKRK, encoded by the coding sequence ATGGAGAGCTGGCTGGCGGCACTGCAAGCCGAGCCAATCGCCATGTGCCTAGCCATTTTTCTGGCGCGCCTGACCGACGTGAGCTTAGGCACGCTGCGCACGCTGATGGTGTTCCGGGGCTATCGCGCGATCAGTGCGCTGGTGGGATTTTTTGAGGTCCTGCTGTGGATTCTGGCGGCAAGCCAGGTGATTACTCACCTCGATCAATGGTACCTTGCCATCGCCTACGCCGGTGGCTTTGCCGCCGGCAATTACGCCGGTATCACCCTCGAAGCCAAGCTTGCCATGGGCCGGGAACTGGTGCGCATCGTCACCGACAACCCCGACCTGTGCCTGGCCGCCGAATTACGTAAGCACGGGTATTCGGTGATCGAGCTGGCGGCCCGCTTCGACGATGACAGAAACGTGGAAATTTTGCTCATTTCGGAGTCGCGTAAACGTATCCCCGAATTGTGCCGGTTAATCGGCACGCTCGATCCGCGCGCTTTTTATACCACCTCCGACATCAAGAAACAGATTCAGGTCGAGCAGCTGCTCAGCAATGAAAAGCCGGTCATCAACGCCGGCTGGCGGGTCATCGGCAAACGCAAATAA